A window of Bufo gargarizans isolate SCDJY-AF-19 chromosome 9, ASM1485885v1, whole genome shotgun sequence contains these coding sequences:
- the LOC122919844 gene encoding cyclin-T2-like → MSRALQNCDSPTSCAMEDSDSPTSRWLFTQEQLKDSPSRKCGLKAQKEFSYRQQATFLIQDMGKKLHVSQVTINTAIVYMQRFYMLHSFTKCDKNDLSPAALFLAAKVEEEPRAAEDVLKVCHACLTPESPRLDTKSQAYMEKADELLTLETILLETLGFDITIEHPHASLDEIVPSLKESKAPTSVFYHLADHSFVTTFCLQYKPSVIACVCIHLACKLSKQEVCLKNNDKSWWEGVDETVTAQLLEELTNNFVDVLQTTPYRATAIAKIPDVKELNPGIEDYVTPRNREELAVLQMIRRFYTNQKPASPIPSESYKATSTCNIGKISRKRPHSKKASPVPSKLPKMDN, encoded by the coding sequence ATGTCTCGTGCATTGCAGAACTGTGATTCTCCGACTTCATGTGCGATGGAGGACTCCGATTCTCCTACTTCTCGTTGGCTGTTCACCCAAGAGCAGCTGAAAGATAGCCCTTCTCGGAAATGTGGTTTGAAGGCCCAGAAGGAATTCTCCTACCGCCAACAAGCTACTTTTCTGATCCAGGACATGGGCAAGAAGCTCCATGTCTCGCAGGTTACCATTAATACTGCCATCGTGTACATGCAGCGGTTCTACATGCTGCATTCCTTTACAAAATGCGATAAAAATGACCTGTCCCCGGCAGCGCTCTTCCTGGCCGCAAAAGTAGAGGAAGAGCCGCGGGCAGCGGAAGATGTTCTAAAGGTATGTCATGCCTGTCTTACACCTGAATCTCCACGATTGGACACCAAGAGCCAGGCCTACATGGAGAAGGCAGATGAGTTATTGACTCTAGAGACTATTCTTCTGGAGACCCTGGGCTTTGATATCACGATTGAACATCCTCATGCAAGTCTTGATGAAATAGTCCCATCACTGAAAGAAAGCAAGGCTCCTACAAGCGTCTTCTATCACCTGGCCGACCACAGCTTTGTCACCACATTCTGCCTTCAGTACAAGCCATCCGTCATCGCCTGTGTATGTATCCACCTTGCCTGCAAGTTGTCCAAACAGGAGGTATGTCTTAAAAACAATGACAAATCTTGGTGGGAAGGTGTGGACGAAACAGTGACTGCCCAACTGCTAGAAGAATTGACGAATAATTTTGTGGACGTTCTTCAGACTACTCCATATAGAGCAACCGCTATAGCAAAGATACCTGACGTTAAAGAGCTGAACCCCGGGATTGAGGACTATGTTACTCCAAGGAACAGAGAGGAACTGGCTGTCCTGCAGATGATACGTCGTTTTTATACCAACCAAAAACCTGCATCTCCAATACCATCAGAATCTTACAAGGCAACATCTACCTGTAAcatcggaaaaatttcaagaaaaaggccccatagcaagaaggCTTCTCCAGTTCCATCAAAATTGCCAAAAATGGATAATTAA